In one Thermosipho ferrireducens genomic region, the following are encoded:
- a CDS encoding carbohydrate ABC transporter permease, giving the protein MIRLKRKTRYGFETFLLLSPFLILFVVFGIFPILYSFFMSFTDYSALSPEYNFVGLKNYIKAFNDEVFLISLKNTTIFVIGTIPFTTVFSLLLAVLINSKFLPLKDLFKAGFFLPSVVSMVVIATMWMYLYSADGFFNKMIEFFGGNALSTSWLAHTKTALLSIMIMDIWAAIGYYTILFLAGLQSIPQQLYEAASIDGANKIKTFFKITLPLLKPTLYFVIALNTIRSFQIFSEIFTMTGGGPMNSTQTIVHYLYIVGFRNFDMGYASAIAYILVFIILTVTIVQGKLLRSENI; this is encoded by the coding sequence GTGATCAGATTGAAAAGAAAAACGCGTTACGGATTTGAAACTTTTCTCCTTCTATCTCCTTTTTTGATACTTTTTGTTGTTTTTGGAATTTTTCCTATATTATACTCATTTTTTATGAGTTTTACAGATTATTCGGCATTGAGTCCGGAATATAACTTTGTAGGATTGAAAAATTATATAAAAGCATTTAATGATGAAGTTTTTTTGATATCGCTTAAAAATACAACAATATTTGTAATAGGTACAATTCCGTTTACAACAGTTTTTTCCTTATTGCTTGCTGTATTAATTAATAGTAAATTCTTGCCGTTAAAAGATTTGTTTAAAGCTGGTTTTTTCTTACCATCTGTTGTATCAATGGTGGTTATTGCAACAATGTGGATGTATCTTTATAGTGCCGATGGTTTTTTTAACAAAATGATAGAATTCTTTGGGGGAAATGCACTTTCCACAAGCTGGTTAGCTCACACAAAAACAGCGCTTTTATCCATTATGATAATGGATATCTGGGCGGCCATAGGATATTATACCATACTATTTTTGGCGGGGCTTCAAAGTATTCCTCAGCAATTATATGAAGCCGCATCGATCGATGGAGCAAATAAAATAAAGACCTTTTTTAAAATAACACTTCCACTTTTAAAACCAACATTGTATTTTGTTATAGCTTTAAATACAATAAGATCTTTTCAGATCTTTTCAGAGATTTTTACAATGACAGGTGGAGGACCTATGAATTCTACACAAACGATTGTTCATTATCTTTACATAGTAGGATTTAGAAACTTTGATATGGGCTACGCCTCTGCCATAGCATATATACTTGTTTTCATAATATTAACGGTAACTATAGTTCAAGGGAAACTTCTTAGGAGTGAAAATATATGA
- a CDS encoding carbohydrate ABC transporter permease, which translates to MKKVLFLTIMFALLLVSLFPMIAMFYTAVIPSGNLTRVIKERYINDFETKYMIYLRRKVKSGGKISIVKESPESTKSILVERDVTLLADKLDMRVAKYVEFWVKGKGSFSVEILDAFGKSTVKTFSGNDEWRKYRIKYNEMKYINLKYVSKIIFRFDGKHYLDDVKLVYKFPAFLNFISVLKEDMFGRYIFNSFLVSSVVVLGNMIFSTMVAYAFARREFFGKNILFSIVLMTMMIPPQITIIPIFILMKKIGWIDTYFALTVPLLVTPFSIFLLKQYIEQLPVELEQAAYVDGANTFQILFKIVFPLTKPALAVMGINTFIAVWNDLFYPLVMTNSREMRTVQVGLALYQKLNQVDWPRLMAASSIIGIPVIIVFLVFQKHIISGITKGALKG; encoded by the coding sequence ATGAAAAAAGTATTGTTTCTAACTATTATGTTTGCACTTTTACTTGTTTCACTTTTTCCAATGATAGCTATGTTTTACACAGCGGTTATTCCAAGTGGAAATTTAACAAGAGTAATAAAGGAAAGATATATAAATGATTTTGAAACAAAGTACATGATTTATTTGAGGAGAAAAGTAAAGTCCGGCGGGAAAATTTCTATTGTTAAAGAGTCGCCTGAGTCAACAAAGTCTATACTTGTAGAAAGAGATGTAACATTATTGGCGGATAAACTTGACATGAGAGTTGCAAAGTATGTAGAGTTCTGGGTTAAAGGTAAGGGTTCTTTTTCCGTAGAAATACTGGACGCCTTTGGAAAAAGTACAGTAAAAACTTTTTCCGGTAATGATGAGTGGAGAAAATATAGGATAAAATACAACGAAATGAAGTATATCAATTTAAAATATGTATCTAAAATTATCTTTCGTTTTGATGGGAAACATTACCTTGATGATGTAAAACTTGTTTATAAATTTCCAGCTTTTTTAAATTTTATAAGCGTATTAAAAGAAGATATGTTTGGAAGGTATATATTTAATAGTTTTCTTGTCTCAAGTGTTGTGGTTTTAGGGAATATGATTTTCTCGACAATGGTTGCATATGCGTTTGCGAGGAGAGAATTTTTTGGTAAAAATATTTTATTTTCAATAGTACTTATGACTATGATGATTCCACCTCAGATTACAATTATTCCTATATTTATTCTTATGAAAAAAATTGGATGGATAGATACGTATTTTGCGCTAACTGTTCCTTTGCTTGTAACACCATTTAGCATTTTTTTGCTGAAGCAATACATAGAGCAATTGCCAGTTGAGCTTGAACAAGCCGCATATGTAGATGGAGCTAATACATTCCAGATATTGTTTAAAATAGTGTTTCCACTTACGAAACCAGCGCTCGCAGTTATGGGAATAAACACTTTTATTGCGGTGTGGAACGATCTTTTTTATCCGCTTGTAATGACAAATTCGCGTGAGATGAGAACAGTTCAGGTGGGACTTGCGCTTTATCAAAAATTAAATCAGGTAGACTGGCCAAGACTAATGGCCGCTTCTTCCATAATAGGAATACCTGTAATAATAGTATTTCTGGTGTTCCAAAAGCATATTATATCTGGAATTACGAAGGGGGCTTTAAAAGGATGA
- a CDS encoding SIS domain-containing protein yields MKSYTYSEIKRIPEILKEMEKYSFGFLPSKKYFFVGCGSSYNLSFTASKVLENFGIDSEVITGGKVIAFDYVPKCDVAIFISRTGESTETIKAAEKFKEKGIYTIGITCEKNTSLEKVCAQTFVFEFLYENSIVMTGSFVAILYFLIKMHDVDGYLHEKSKRLIYETEILLENMDLKKFNHFIFLGFDEEYGISKEGALKMQEMAKQFVEFHEPLEYRHGPISNISENSLVVINSKDTSFEYQLKKDLERYTKVIFLGENGDLDLKYNYGLETPLKVIFSQILSYRKAICEGFNPDVPDNLTKSVKI; encoded by the coding sequence ATGAAGAGTTATACATACTCTGAAATTAAACGTATTCCTGAAATTTTAAAAGAGATGGAAAAGTATTCTTTTGGTTTTTTGCCGTCCAAAAAGTACTTTTTTGTGGGATGTGGTTCCTCTTACAATCTTTCTTTTACTGCATCAAAAGTTCTGGAAAATTTTGGTATAGATTCTGAAGTTATTACTGGTGGGAAAGTTATTGCTTTTGATTATGTTCCTAAATGTGATGTTGCTATTTTTATTTCCAGAACAGGTGAATCAACAGAAACTATTAAAGCAGCGGAGAAATTTAAAGAAAAAGGAATATATACAATAGGAATAACATGTGAAAAAAATACCTCGCTTGAAAAAGTGTGCGCGCAGACTTTTGTTTTTGAATTTCTTTACGAAAACAGTATAGTGATGACAGGTTCGTTCGTAGCTATTTTATACTTTTTGATAAAGATGCATGATGTTGATGGATATCTTCATGAGAAAAGTAAAAGACTCATATACGAAACGGAAATATTATTAGAAAATATGGATTTAAAAAAATTTAACCATTTTATTTTTCTTGGTTTTGATGAAGAATACGGGATATCTAAAGAAGGGGCTTTGAAAATGCAGGAGATGGCGAAACAGTTTGTCGAATTTCATGAGCCACTTGAGTACAGACACGGGCCTATATCAAATATAAGTGAAAATTCGCTTGTAGTAATTAATTCAAAAGACACATCGTTTGAATATCAATTGAAAAAAGATCTGGAAAGGTATACAAAAGTAATATTTTTAGGAGAAAATGGGGATTTAGATCTCAAATATAATTATGGACTTGAAACTCCTTTAAAAGTGATATTTTCACAGATCTTATCATATAGAAAAGCCATTTGTGAGGGCTTTAATCCGGATGTTCCAGATAATCTGACCAAGAGTGTAAAAATTTAA